The Streptomyces venezuelae genomic interval TAGGCTCCGGGAGCCTGCTGAGGACAGGCCGCCGGTGATCGTCATCATTCGGCAGAACGGCGGCACACGCTCGCGAAGTTGGGCCAACCGTGGGTTACCGTGACAAAGCGGACCGCAGGTGCGCCGAGATTCGCGCTCGCGCGAACAGAACGGACAGGGAGAAACACATGGCCACCAAGGCTGAGAAGATCGTCGCCGGGCTGGGCGGCATCGACAACATCGAAGAGGTCGAGGGCTGCATCACCCGGCTCCGCACCGAGGTTGTCGACCCCGCGCTCGTCGACGAGGCCGCCCTCAAGGCCGCCGGCGCCCACGGCGTCGTGAAGATGGGCACCGCCATCCAGGTCGTCATCGGCACCGACGCGGACCCGATCGCCGCGGAGATCGAAGACCTGATGTGAGACCTGACGTGAGCGAACGGCTCACGTCGACAAGGGCCCGTTCCGGCAGGGGAACGGGCCCTTCGTCATGAAGACCCGGGCCCTCCGC includes:
- a CDS encoding PTS glucose/sucrose transporter subunit IIB, with the protein product MRARANRTDREKHMATKAEKIVAGLGGIDNIEEVEGCITRLRTEVVDPALVDEAALKAAGAHGVVKMGTAIQVVIGTDADPIAAEIEDLM